The proteins below are encoded in one region of Festucalex cinctus isolate MCC-2025b chromosome 2, RoL_Fcin_1.0, whole genome shotgun sequence:
- the LOC144014808 gene encoding succinate dehydrogenase [ubiquinone] iron-sulfur subunit, mitochondrial-like: MSVLCVALIRNALTVRNSGTLVTVRYAESLASPAPEPRIKKFQIYRWDPDTAGDKPRMQTYEVDLNTCGPMVLDALIKIKNEMDATLTFRRSCREGICGSCAMNINGGNALACINKIDSNTNKATKIYPLPHMYVVKDLVPDMSNFYAQYKSIEPYLKKKDESQEGKDQYYQSVGDRQKLDGLYECILCACCSTSCPSYWWNGDKYLGPAVLMQAYRWMIDSRDDFTEERLSKLQDPFSLYRCHTIMNCTKSCPKGLNPAKAIAEIKKMMASYQEKKVAAS, from the exons ACAGTGCGCTATGCCGAGTCCCTGGCTTCACCTGCTCCTGAACCAAGGATAAAGAAGTTCCAGATTTACCGCTGGGATCCAGACACTGCCGGAGACAAGCCCCGTATGCAGACATATGAAGTTGATCTTAACAC aTGCGGTCCAATGGTTCTAGATGCTCTCATCAAAATCAAGAATGAGATGGACGCCACCCTTACATTCAGACGGTCTTGTCGTGAGG GTATTTGTGGCTCATGTGCCATGAACATCAATGGAGGCAATGCACTTGCATGCATCAACAAAATTGACAGCAATACAAACAAAGCCACCAAAATATATCCGCTTCCTCACATGTATGTGGTCAAAGATCTCGTGCCT gACATGAGCAACTTCTACGCACAGTACAAATCTATTGAGCCCTACCTAAAAAAGAAGGACGAATCTCAGGAAGGGAAGGACCAATATTACCAGTCAGTGGGGGACAGGCAAAAACTG GATGGCTTGTACGAGTGCATCCTGTGTGCATGCTGTAGCACCAGTTGTCCGAGCTACTGGTGGAATGGGGACAAATACTTAGGACCTGCTGTTCTCATGCAG GCATACCGTTGGATGATAGACTCTCGCGATGACTTCACTGAAGAGCGACTGTCTAAACTTCAAGACCCCTTCTCTCTCTACCGCTGCCACACCATCATGAATTGCACCAAGAGCTGCCCCAAG GGACTCAACCCAGCAAAGGCTATCGCTGAGATCAAGAAGATGATGGCATCTTACCAAGAAAAGAAAGTTGCTGCATCATGA